CCGTGGTCGGACCGGAGCTTGAGTTTCGGCGGGTGGCGGCTCTCTCCGACCTCGCCCGCGGTGCCTTCGGGATTCTGGAGCCGCAGGGGGAGCCGCGGCACCCTCTCACTGCCGACCTCATCGTTGTCCCCGGGGTCGCCTTCGACCTTTTCGGGCGGCGCATCGGGTACGGAAGGGGATTTTACGACAGGGCGCTGCACCGCATGGAAGGGAGCGGGCGCCTGGTCGGTTTCTGTTACGATTTTCAGCTGGTGGAAGAGATTGCCGGCGAACCGCACGACGTGATGATGGATCTCGTCGTCACCGAAGCAGCTGCGGTTCGCGTTA
The DNA window shown above is from Geomonas sp. RF6 and carries:
- a CDS encoding 5-formyltetrahydrofolate cyclo-ligase, with the translated sequence MPKRSLRSGALARRGELTPAEVASLSDAVQRRFLSLPEFAAASTVALYSPIRNEVETSLVAREALRLGKELLFPAVVGPELEFRRVAALSDLARGAFGILEPQGEPRHPLTADLIVVPGVAFDLFGRRIGYGRGFYDRALHRMEGSGRLVGFCYDFQLVEEIAGEPHDVMMDLVVTEAAAVRVKKI